A single Methanospirillum lacunae DNA region contains:
- a CDS encoding M48 family metallopeptidase — protein sequence MQIPLPGFSHPPLPDNFSDSFQVDGVSYHYSVKYDREISRFSTEVSEAGEFIFIAHSSLSADEIHRIVTRDGKKLFRIPAIKPDQNTATDCKNLRIGDEEVPYRIKINPRAKGMTLKINHVLQITVIVPPGYSHSDLSSFLESSKTWIAEKIGRTDLINRNADSNDSITVEGRTILYNIRRSDRAKRIVLKILADASVEVVAPPNTNSNLIHKFVTEKADWILKKITDNSRPRPPIRDYTDGDLLPLLGKEVHLSVLTGGDSSDAWFIDGKIIVKIPDGLTPVSARELVKRGYKKILTQTLEKISQEMVIRWSSRLSIQQPRIKYGEQKTHWGLCTPRGITLNIRLAMAPPDLIEYVVVHELCHILHPNHSARYWKLVEEMLPAYKDSRSRLKRDGNLFML from the coding sequence ATGCAGATTCCCCTTCCTGGTTTTTCACATCCTCCTCTTCCTGATAACTTTTCAGATTCATTCCAGGTTGACGGAGTGTCATATCATTATTCTGTTAAATATGATCGGGAAATCTCACGCTTTTCTACTGAAGTATCAGAAGCAGGAGAATTCATTTTTATTGCGCATTCATCACTTTCTGCAGACGAAATCCACAGGATTGTTACACGCGACGGGAAGAAACTATTCAGGATTCCGGCAATAAAACCTGACCAAAATACCGCAACAGATTGTAAGAATCTTCGCATTGGAGATGAAGAAGTTCCATACAGGATTAAAATTAATCCCCGTGCAAAGGGGATGACACTTAAGATAAATCATGTACTTCAGATAACAGTGATTGTTCCTCCCGGATACTCTCATTCTGATCTTTCTTCATTTCTGGAATCAAGTAAGACCTGGATAGCAGAGAAAATTGGGAGAACTGACCTTATCAATAGGAATGCAGACTCAAATGATTCAATTACAGTGGAAGGCAGAACAATTCTCTATAATATCAGGAGAAGTGACAGGGCTAAACGGATCGTATTGAAGATCCTTGCTGATGCTTCTGTTGAGGTAGTTGCACCTCCTAATACCAATTCAAACCTCATTCACAAATTTGTCACAGAGAAAGCTGACTGGATTTTGAAAAAGATTACAGATAACAGCAGACCTAGGCCTCCAATCAGGGATTATACAGATGGTGACCTTTTGCCACTTCTCGGAAAAGAAGTACATCTATCAGTTCTTACCGGTGGAGACAGTTCTGATGCCTGGTTCATTGATGGAAAAATTATTGTAAAAATCCCTGATGGTCTTACTCCTGTATCAGCCCGTGAACTTGTAAAACGAGGGTACAAAAAAATCCTTACACAAACACTCGAAAAGATCTCACAAGAGATGGTAATCAGGTGGTCATCAAGACTCAGTATTCAGCAGCCAAGAATAAAATATGGGGAACAAAAGACACACTGGGGTCTCTGTACTCCACGGGGGATTACTCTGAATATCAGACTAGCCATGGCACCTCCAGATCTGATTGAATACGTAGTTGTCCATGAACTCTGTCATATTTTACATCCCAACCATTCAGCCAGATACTGGAAACTTGTCGAAGAAATGCTTCCAGCATATAAAGATTCCAGGTCCCGTCTAAAAAGGGATGGCAATCTGTTCATGCTCTGA
- a CDS encoding class I SAM-dependent methyltransferase, with the protein MKSAEQSEQRVQSHYDDIADVYDQRYDHRERGRQYYDHISQGVLDQIGTGGELLDIGCGTGLFIRRFLKHGGRVTGIDISSGMIKRATTIFPSEQFLVGNAEFLPFSENSFDSISSLLAFSYLTKPDKTLEDCLRILKPGGRLAVCTLGKNVFTSSLPALFTIGEKMKIRRVGVGNFIEHYYTAQEMHELFEAAGFTDISIYRCSFAHFTFADPLFSIAKRVEPFIEEKIPYLAYNLIASGQKPR; encoded by the coding sequence GTGAAATCAGCAGAACAAAGCGAACAAAGAGTACAATCCCATTATGATGATATCGCTGATGTATATGATCAGCGATACGATCATCGGGAAAGGGGAAGACAGTACTACGATCATATCTCCCAGGGAGTACTGGATCAGATCGGTACCGGGGGAGAACTCCTTGATATTGGATGTGGAACCGGGCTTTTTATTAGAAGATTTCTGAAACATGGGGGCAGAGTAACCGGTATAGACATCAGTTCAGGAATGATCAAACGTGCAACCACGATTTTTCCATCAGAGCAGTTCCTGGTGGGAAATGCAGAATTCCTCCCATTCAGCGAGAATTCATTTGATTCAATCTCAAGTCTTCTCGCCTTTTCTTACCTGACAAAACCGGATAAAACCCTCGAAGATTGTTTAAGAATATTAAAACCTGGTGGAAGACTGGCAGTCTGCACACTGGGGAAAAATGTTTTTACATCAAGTCTGCCAGCTCTGTTCACAATTGGGGAAAAGATGAAGATCCGCAGGGTTGGTGTCGGAAATTTTATAGAGCACTATTATACTGCCCAGGAGATGCACGAACTCTTTGAAGCGGCAGGTTTTACAGATATATCAATATACAGGTGCTCTTTTGCGCATTTCACCTTTGCAGATCCACTCTTCTCAATAGCCAAGCGGGTCGAACCGTTTATCGAAGAAAAGATTCCATATCTTGCATACAATCTTATCGCTAGCGGACAGAAACCACGGTAA
- a CDS encoding AAA family ATPase: MTFWIEKFRPIDLDQIIGQERVIEVLRKFADSQMLPHLLVTGPHGTGKSIAVEATLKKLYGDSWLDNVTIFQTADLMERGRSYLETDERFMHLYKPDESFLSNLKHAINSYASIRPINAEFKVLWFEDAHTLSQDVQHALRRIMERYSRTCRFVFCTTQASSVIPPISSRCLPLFFIPLSREQILARLKEILQTMGATDTVNDEELGILVAAAGGDLRKAIMYLQVRVGTGTEITPATFDEGETRKIAAAAFIAMQSKDIATAQRRLEGLMIEYGLSAREVLQELMLIVRREYYHPDIISSIADTDYIITHAGNEYLQMNALAAKIVGEVFL; the protein is encoded by the coding sequence ATGACCTTCTGGATTGAAAAATTCAGGCCCATAGATCTTGACCAGATCATCGGTCAGGAGCGGGTTATAGAAGTCCTCCGAAAGTTTGCAGATAGCCAAATGCTTCCTCACCTGCTTGTAACCGGACCGCACGGTACAGGAAAAAGTATCGCTGTAGAAGCAACATTGAAGAAACTCTACGGTGATTCCTGGCTGGACAATGTCACTATCTTTCAGACTGCAGACCTGATGGAGCGTGGGAGATCATATCTTGAAACTGATGAGAGATTCATGCATCTCTATAAACCTGATGAATCCTTTCTCTCAAATCTGAAACATGCAATAAACTCATACGCATCCATCAGACCCATAAACGCAGAATTTAAGGTTCTTTGGTTTGAAGATGCCCATACCCTTTCACAGGATGTACAACATGCTCTTCGCAGAATTATGGAACGGTATAGCAGGACATGCAGATTTGTCTTCTGCACAACACAGGCATCATCAGTAATTCCTCCAATTAGTTCACGATGTCTTCCACTCTTCTTTATACCCCTTTCCAGGGAGCAGATTCTAGCCAGACTTAAAGAGATCCTCCAGACAATGGGCGCCACTGATACCGTAAATGATGAGGAACTCGGCATTCTTGTTGCTGCTGCCGGGGGAGATCTGCGTAAAGCTATCATGTATCTTCAGGTACGGGTTGGCACAGGAACAGAAATCACACCTGCGACTTTTGACGAGGGAGAAACCAGAAAAATTGCTGCTGCAGCGTTCATTGCAATGCAATCCAAAGATATCGCCACTGCCCAGCGACGTCTCGAAGGTCTGATGATCGAATACGGTCTTTCAGCCCGCGAGGTGCTACAGGAACTGATGCTGATTGTACGGCGTGAATATTATCACCCAGATATTATCTCGAGTATCGCTGATACCGATTACATCATCACTCATGCTGGAAATGAATACCTGCAAATGAACGCCCTTGCTGCAAAGATAGTCGGAGAGGTCTTTTTGTGA
- a CDS encoding 4-phosphopantoate--beta-alanine ligase: protein MIPESHPRYRSLVTREQMAEAARSGVVALEGLTAHGRGEAFDYLLGEKTSASAAEAERVAAALLKTARHPVISVNGNTAALCAQAIADLQKASGAIVEVNLFHRTEERVAAITRILEDAGCQVLNGPVERFISLDHDRGLCHVNGMAAADLILVPLEDGDRAEALVSMGKKVIAIDLNPLSRTAKTATLPIIDEVTRAVPAITSAFKTMNQEEAEKLTKNPDGKRYLQDAIMTIRSRLDDLLD, encoded by the coding sequence ATGATACCGGAAAGTCACCCGCGATATCGTTCTCTGGTAACCCGTGAACAAATGGCAGAAGCTGCCCGGTCAGGAGTTGTAGCACTTGAAGGACTTACTGCTCATGGAAGGGGTGAAGCTTTTGATTACCTCCTTGGTGAGAAGACCAGTGCCAGTGCTGCTGAAGCAGAGCGGGTGGCTGCTGCACTTCTAAAGACGGCCCGCCATCCGGTTATATCGGTCAATGGTAACACAGCAGCTTTGTGTGCCCAGGCAATTGCTGATCTTCAGAAGGCTTCTGGAGCAATCGTCGAGGTAAATCTCTTTCATCGTACTGAAGAGAGAGTTGCGGCTATCACCCGAATCCTTGAAGATGCCGGATGTCAAGTGCTTAATGGTCCGGTTGAGAGGTTTATTTCTCTCGATCATGACAGGGGCCTCTGTCATGTAAACGGCATGGCTGCCGCTGATCTTATTCTTGTCCCACTTGAAGATGGAGACAGGGCCGAAGCACTAGTTTCAATGGGAAAGAAGGTAATAGCAATCGATCTTAATCCACTATCCCGGACTGCAAAAACCGCAACACTTCCAATCATCGACGAGGTTACCAGAGCTGTTCCAGCCATAACGTCAGCCTTCAAAACTATGAATCAGGAGGAAGCCGAAAAACTGACCAAGAATCCAGATGGGAAGAGATACCTTCAGGATGCTATCATGACAATACGGAGTAGACTGGATGACCTTCTGGATTGA
- a CDS encoding pantoate kinase has translation MSPSQVTVFCPGHISGYFKPVITGDPKTSGSCGGGIVINSGVTVVATRAEETTIQVLKTSRDTSQVVSDNSPVIKHLMQNLGLTASIKTFCTLPLSSGYGLSAAALLATVHAVNQLFDLGLSPEKCAMQAHQVEVAFRTGLGDVAACQGGGWVVRKGPGIMAEILRYKDDQTIHAITLSPLKTESVLSSPEMMNRITDAFPKTDPDTLIGFFACSRSFAEASGLISPDIEKVLIDCDANNIPVSMTMLGNGIFALGERAKDLLNRYGETYSLQISHTGPRIMEVLP, from the coding sequence ATGAGTCCGTCACAAGTTACGGTCTTTTGTCCAGGCCATATATCAGGATATTTTAAACCGGTGATCACCGGAGATCCAAAAACATCAGGAAGTTGTGGCGGCGGTATTGTCATAAATTCCGGAGTTACCGTTGTTGCAACCAGGGCAGAAGAGACAACTATCCAGGTATTGAAAACTAGCCGGGATACATCACAGGTAGTATCTGACAATTCACCGGTAATAAAGCACCTTATGCAAAATCTTGGGCTTACCGCATCAATCAAAACGTTTTGTACACTCCCCCTTTCTTCGGGATATGGCCTTTCTGCTGCTGCCTTACTTGCAACAGTTCATGCAGTTAACCAGCTTTTTGATCTTGGTCTTTCTCCTGAAAAATGTGCAATGCAGGCTCATCAGGTTGAGGTCGCTTTCCGTACCGGACTTGGCGATGTGGCAGCCTGTCAGGGAGGCGGATGGGTTGTAAGGAAAGGACCGGGGATCATGGCAGAGATACTCAGATATAAGGATGATCAGACAATTCATGCAATCACCTTGAGCCCTTTGAAAACAGAATCAGTCCTTTCATCACCAGAAATGATGAACAGGATCACTGATGCGTTTCCAAAAACAGACCCTGACACTCTCATAGGATTTTTCGCTTGTTCACGAAGTTTTGCTGAAGCATCCGGACTCATCTCTCCCGATATAGAGAAAGTCCTAATCGACTGTGATGCCAATAATATCCCGGTAAGTATGACAATGCTCGGAAACGGAATATTTGCACTTGGAGAACGTGCAAAGGATCTCCTCAATCGGTATGGGGAGACTTATTCCCTGCAAATATCTCATACCGGGCCCCGGATTATGGAGGTACTGCCATGA
- the coaBC gene encoding bifunctional phosphopantothenoylcysteine decarboxylase/phosphopantothenate--cysteine ligase CoaBC, whose amino-acid sequence MNLLKGKIILLAVTGSIAAVETIKLAHALRRRGAEVQAVMSGAATQIIHPDALTYACNHETIVRISGMVEHVKYCGDEHVADLLLIAPCTANSISKIACGIDDTPVTTCTTTALGSKMPIIIVPAMHHAMFRHTAVMQNLETLKSWGIQVVGPKIEEGKAKIAPVDEIVLSCERELCGKPLAGRHIVITSGRCEEPVDDIRVLTTRSSGLMGQELAKAAYRLGADVTIIHRDILPGFRNIQTSSADSMLQAVMQELDSHHTDIFISAAAVSDYAPVKYQGKIPSGRNPVLTLHPLPKILDKAIIKAGFTVAFKLGEESVHDAQSLLSRGITLVAANKPENLGSKEGRYDLVDRLGTMSVSGSKEDVAHEIFNQIISKHLISLSPAISDAT is encoded by the coding sequence ATGAACCTACTCAAGGGAAAGATCATCCTTCTCGCAGTGACCGGAAGTATTGCCGCGGTAGAAACAATAAAACTCGCCCATGCTCTCCGGCGTCGTGGAGCAGAAGTGCAGGCAGTAATGAGTGGAGCAGCAACACAGATCATTCACCCTGATGCCCTAACGTATGCCTGTAACCATGAAACCATTGTCAGAATTAGCGGAATGGTTGAACATGTCAAATATTGCGGGGACGAACATGTCGCCGACCTCCTGCTCATCGCCCCCTGTACTGCAAACTCTATCTCAAAAATTGCATGTGGAATAGATGACACCCCGGTTACCACCTGTACAACAACTGCACTTGGAAGTAAAATGCCGATCATCATCGTTCCTGCCATGCACCACGCCATGTTCCGCCATACTGCAGTGATGCAAAACCTTGAAACACTCAAGTCATGGGGCATTCAGGTTGTGGGTCCAAAAATTGAGGAGGGAAAAGCTAAGATTGCACCTGTTGATGAAATAGTACTCTCATGCGAACGGGAACTTTGCGGTAAACCATTAGCTGGAAGACACATCGTTATCACAAGCGGGAGATGTGAGGAACCTGTCGATGATATAAGAGTTCTCACGACCAGATCGTCCGGGCTCATGGGACAGGAACTTGCTAAGGCTGCATATCGACTCGGAGCAGATGTCACGATAATCCACCGTGATATCCTTCCAGGATTCAGAAATATTCAGACTTCTTCTGCAGATTCTATGTTACAGGCAGTTATGCAGGAGCTGGACTCTCATCATACTGACATCTTTATCAGTGCGGCAGCGGTTTCTGATTACGCACCTGTCAAGTACCAGGGAAAGATTCCTTCAGGTCGGAATCCTGTCCTTACCCTGCATCCCCTCCCAAAGATCCTTGACAAAGCAATCATAAAAGCAGGTTTTACAGTTGCCTTTAAGCTCGGTGAAGAGAGTGTTCATGATGCTCAGTCACTTTTAAGCAGGGGGATTACTTTGGTTGCTGCAAACAAGCCAGAGAACCTGGGGTCGAAAGAAGGAAGATATGATCTGGTAGACCGTTTAGGTACGATGAGTGTTTCAGGTTCAAAAGAAGACGTGGCACACGAAATTTTTAATCAGATTATCTCAAAGCACCTCATATCCCTTTCTCCGGCGATATCTGACGCCACATGA
- a CDS encoding class I SAM-dependent methyltransferase translates to MMQTRLVPLTDMAVLMTESWVDQTRRPFITAEGAYVPVREGFPSTHMLPSRRRSGRGYQKLGDVVIFHGAYPTLDEVNDVKTLEKPRGIFWISGHEGVTREPHILRIEGSGGEVTHRESGIIYRLDIEQVMFSQGNREEKTRISKMIHPGETVADMFAGIGYFSLGMARAGARVHAMEINPVSFKYLEQNTTLNGLTGKIRADNGDCRNLLSGVYDRIHMGHFEAVTFLDQALRHVHKETILHVHMLGDRSDEIKNILHDSSLDANITVHKVKKAGPRTWHLVADVVIE, encoded by the coding sequence ATGATGCAGACCAGGCTGGTTCCACTTACAGATATGGCTGTTCTCATGACAGAATCATGGGTAGACCAGACCAGACGACCTTTTATCACAGCAGAAGGAGCATACGTCCCAGTCAGGGAGGGATTTCCGTCTACCCATATGCTTCCTTCACGCAGGCGATCAGGAAGAGGATACCAGAAACTTGGCGACGTGGTGATCTTTCATGGAGCCTATCCGACCCTTGATGAGGTGAATGATGTTAAAACTCTGGAGAAACCCAGAGGAATCTTTTGGATCTCCGGGCATGAAGGGGTTACCAGGGAACCTCATATATTACGGATTGAAGGATCCGGAGGAGAGGTTACCCATCGTGAATCAGGAATCATCTACCGTTTAGATATTGAACAGGTCATGTTTTCCCAGGGAAACCGGGAAGAAAAGACACGAATATCAAAGATGATTCACCCCGGAGAAACCGTGGCTGACATGTTTGCAGGAATCGGCTATTTTTCTCTCGGAATGGCAAGAGCAGGAGCCCGGGTTCATGCAATGGAGATCAATCCTGTTTCATTTAAATATTTAGAACAGAACACGACACTGAATGGACTTACCGGGAAAATAAGAGCAGATAATGGGGATTGCCGAAACCTTCTCTCAGGAGTGTATGACCGGATCCACATGGGCCACTTTGAGGCAGTCACATTTCTGGATCAAGCACTCAGGCATGTCCATAAGGAAACTATTCTCCACGTGCACATGCTTGGCGATCGTTCAGATGAGATCAAAAATATCCTTCATGATTCTTCGCTGGATGCCAATATTACCGTACACAAAGTCAAGAAGGCAGGACCGCGAACCTGGCATCTGGTCGCAGACGTGGTGATAGAATGA
- a CDS encoding 60S ribosomal export protein NMD3 translates to MQDDRRSSPCNYTLIILSEIMDLHDAICPKCGGPSKDGSLCGKCLTGEIPWYVCEPRVFITRCGGCGSIKTSAGWGDSSREREDLEEDAAISAIKFHQDVKKPSISVKLDHLSINRTYADLELSGTLYDENLEGYCSLEIVWQNESCDRCNRQHGNYYEGVVQIRADGRKATTEEQEESQRIAVQVETEMQNDGERLSFITRFDEGREGLDIVVGSQAIGEQISREITKRLGGRFSLHPTLVGEKNGQKLYRITYAVRLPKLQRGDVIAVRNTYGEILHQENKTFTYLDLKTGIPRTIPESTPSRFVANVRDAAVFSVIYQDSGIIGILDPESGKTEEISRVSWRHPEVGDSVRILRDSERTIVV, encoded by the coding sequence ATGCAGGATGATCGCCGGAGTTCCCCATGCAATTATACTCTGATTATTCTTTCTGAAATTATGGATCTACACGACGCAATATGTCCCAAATGCGGAGGACCATCAAAAGATGGAAGCCTCTGCGGTAAATGTTTAACAGGAGAGATTCCCTGGTATGTTTGTGAACCCCGGGTTTTCATTACCAGGTGTGGAGGCTGCGGTTCGATAAAGACGAGTGCAGGATGGGGAGATTCATCACGTGAACGTGAGGATCTGGAAGAGGACGCTGCAATATCTGCAATAAAATTTCATCAGGATGTAAAAAAACCGAGCATTTCAGTTAAGTTAGATCATCTCAGCATCAACCGGACATATGCAGATCTTGAACTTTCTGGGACCCTGTATGATGAAAATCTTGAGGGATACTGTTCACTTGAGATCGTCTGGCAGAACGAATCATGCGACCGGTGTAACCGTCAGCATGGGAACTACTACGAAGGAGTAGTTCAGATTCGGGCAGATGGAAGAAAAGCAACCACTGAGGAGCAGGAAGAGTCACAACGAATTGCCGTTCAGGTCGAGACCGAGATGCAAAATGATGGTGAACGCCTTTCATTTATCACCAGATTTGATGAAGGACGTGAAGGCCTGGATATCGTTGTCGGTTCACAGGCAATCGGAGAACAGATCTCACGTGAGATTACAAAACGGCTCGGGGGTCGATTTTCTCTGCATCCGACGCTTGTCGGAGAGAAGAACGGACAGAAACTCTACCGGATTACCTATGCTGTCAGATTACCGAAATTACAGCGTGGAGATGTAATTGCCGTTCGCAATACATACGGCGAGATTCTACATCAGGAAAACAAAACATTCACGTACCTCGATCTCAAAACCGGCATCCCCAGAACAATCCCGGAATCAACTCCTTCAAGATTTGTGGCTAATGTTCGAGATGCTGCCGTCTTTTCTGTCATATATCAGGATTCAGGAATTATAGGCATTCTTGATCCCGAATCAGGAAAGACTGAAGAGATCAGCAGAGTCTCATGGCGTCACCCGGAAGTCGGTGATTCAGTCCGAATTCTGCGTGACAGCGAACGCACAATAGTAGTATGA
- a CDS encoding DUF424 domain-containing protein, whose translation MILRVQPVHIYQMYIRIHRSAGCHEVVGICDHELLGKTLSEGDLNVVISPEFFGSHLATEEEILAALRDCENINMFGERCISLAISHGFIDEDSCRMIAGVPHAIIL comes from the coding sequence ATGATTTTACGTGTTCAGCCAGTTCATATATACCAGATGTATATCAGGATTCACCGGTCAGCCGGCTGTCATGAGGTTGTAGGGATCTGCGACCATGAGTTGCTGGGCAAAACACTGAGTGAAGGAGACCTGAATGTGGTAATAAGTCCTGAATTCTTTGGTAGTCATCTGGCAACTGAAGAGGAAATTCTTGCAGCATTACGTGATTGTGAAAATATCAATATGTTTGGAGAACGGTGCATCAGTCTTGCAATCAGTCATGGATTTATTGACGAGGATTCATGCAGGATGATCGCCGGAGTTCCCCATGCAATTATACTCTGA
- a CDS encoding TatD family hydrolase, with the protein MKTPKFPVLDDHIHIDPRNGRGIDAIKDFKRSGGTHICLVTKPSWSLDVHPSSGKEYSAVFDETLEIAKQIEEQGIVVFPLLGVHPAEITVLTPRLTLGEATMVMKEGLDCAATYVREGKAIGLKSGRPHYETSPEILVASNEILSHALTLGGELGCAVQIHAETGPCDDVVQMAKSAGMDPLHVIKHFGSPETPLMPSLVAKHESIPELCLAKRRFTMESDYMDENERPGAVMGPRSVPRQTTSLLQAGKITEEDIFRIHQETPEQVYGVEIRI; encoded by the coding sequence ATGAAGACTCCGAAGTTTCCAGTTCTTGATGATCATATCCATATAGATCCAAGAAATGGTCGCGGTATTGATGCAATAAAAGACTTCAAACGATCAGGAGGGACTCATATCTGCCTGGTAACTAAACCTTCCTGGTCGCTTGATGTTCACCCTTCTTCTGGAAAAGAATATTCAGCAGTCTTTGATGAGACGCTGGAGATTGCTAAACAGATAGAAGAACAGGGCATTGTCGTCTTTCCTCTTCTCGGTGTCCATCCCGCCGAGATCACCGTGCTGACTCCAAGACTCACTCTCGGAGAGGCGACCATGGTTATGAAAGAAGGTCTTGACTGCGCTGCAACATATGTACGAGAAGGAAAGGCCATCGGGCTCAAAAGTGGGAGGCCACATTACGAGACTTCACCGGAGATACTTGTTGCATCCAACGAAATCCTCTCCCATGCTCTCACCCTCGGAGGAGAATTAGGATGTGCCGTCCAGATCCATGCCGAGACCGGTCCGTGCGATGATGTTGTGCAGATGGCAAAATCAGCAGGGATGGATCCTTTGCATGTGATAAAACATTTCGGATCACCAGAAACCCCTCTGATGCCTTCTCTTGTGGCCAAACATGAAAGCATACCCGAACTCTGTTTGGCTAAGAGACGATTCACAATGGAGAGTGATTATATGGATGAGAATGAACGTCCGGGAGCTGTGATGGGACCCAGATCAGTTCCCAGACAGACAACCAGTCTTCTTCAGGCTGGAAAAATCACTGAAGAAGATATCTTCAGGATTCATCAGGAGACCCCTGAACAGGTATATGGGGTTGAGATCAGGATATGA
- a CDS encoding dihydroneopterin aldolase family protein — protein MISDRERAAFEAGIKLGALYHQWVGTPVSRESAGSLEHAIENAHIQQPYVTEISVDLDREAMVPNSFGYSELAGLMLDVEMTVRVNQATCHVSLSREGEYPMMRIEWIDEDSEVSSS, from the coding sequence ATGATCTCTGACAGAGAACGTGCAGCATTTGAGGCAGGGATCAAACTGGGAGCTCTGTATCACCAGTGGGTGGGAACGCCTGTTTCACGGGAATCAGCCGGCTCTCTGGAGCATGCTATTGAAAACGCTCATATTCAACAGCCATATGTCACTGAGATCAGTGTGGATCTAGATCGCGAAGCGATGGTCCCGAACTCTTTCGGATACAGTGAACTGGCAGGATTGATGCTGGACGTTGAGATGACAGTCAGAGTAAACCAGGCAACCTGTCACGTATCACTCTCACGGGAAGGCGAATATCCAATGATGAGAATCGAGTGGATCGATGAAGACTCCGAAGTTTCCAGTTCTTGA